In a genomic window of Bacteroidota bacterium:
- a CDS encoding NAD(P)-dependent oxidoreductase: protein MLKHNTFVKTIPNRVVVMGAGGFVGASLVKNLYENKIPFLALTEKNMNLFDAEASDRLSNILHPYDTLVVISAIAPCKNNEMLLQNISMMKAVCDAIEKKQPKHLIYLSSDAVYADRPNPLTETSNAEPGSIHGIMHLCREIMLKQVCSVPMAILRPSLLYGAEDTHNGYGPNQFLRLAFSNKEITLFGEGEERRDHVYIDDLVNLLRLIILHYSEGVLNIATGTAVSFREIAEMVSEYFNPPTIINTIPRLVPMPHNGYRPFDNSASLASFPDFRYTTLADGIEKTFRRLKSKS, encoded by the coding sequence ATGCTTAAACATAACACCTTTGTAAAAACAATTCCTAATAGAGTTGTTGTAATGGGTGCCGGTGGATTTGTCGGTGCTTCCCTAGTTAAAAATCTATATGAAAATAAAATTCCTTTTCTGGCCTTAACGGAAAAAAACATGAATCTGTTTGATGCAGAGGCATCTGATCGTTTGTCAAATATTCTGCATCCATACGATACTCTGGTTGTAATTTCAGCCATTGCTCCCTGTAAAAACAATGAAATGCTTCTTCAAAACATCTCTATGATGAAAGCAGTATGTGACGCTATTGAAAAAAAACAACCAAAACATCTTATTTATTTGAGTTCTGATGCTGTTTATGCTGATAGACCTAATCCCCTGACAGAAACTTCAAATGCGGAACCGGGTTCAATACATGGTATTATGCATTTGTGCAGAGAGATTATGTTAAAACAGGTTTGTTCTGTTCCAATGGCTATACTGCGTCCAAGTTTACTTTATGGTGCCGAAGATACCCATAATGGATATGGTCCTAATCAGTTTCTTCGGCTTGCTTTTTCCAATAAGGAAATTACGCTATTTGGAGAAGGGGAAGAACGACGCGATCATGTTTATATTGACGATTTGGTAAATCTTTTACGGCTTATTATTCTTCATTATAGTGAAGGCGTTTTAAATATCGCTACAGGTACTGCTGTTTCGTTTCGGGAAATTGCTGAAATGGTTTCAGAATATTTTAATCCTCCGACAATCATAAACACCATACCCAGATTAGTGCCAATGCCTCATAACGGATACAGACCGTTTGATAATTCTGCCTCTTTAGCTTCTTTTCCTGATTTTAGATATACAACATTAGCCGATGGTATTGAGAAGACATTTAGGAGATTAAAATCTAAGTCTTAA
- a CDS encoding NUDIX domain-containing protein → MAFNDNRLSGRVGAVMLIRKDGAVLMQLRDHKEGLRHSGKWVPPGGHAEQNEDMKTCTRRELLEETNYDCPDLKLLTEFEDHVEGWNPYMLTVYWAFYDEIQNYKCMEGQDLKFINRDQAKFYDIPGYLIDVWDLALKVSKLTFEKS, encoded by the coding sequence ATGGCATTTAATGATAATCGATTATCTGGGCGTGTGGGGGCTGTTATGCTCATTCGTAAAGATGGGGCTGTTTTGATGCAACTGCGCGATCATAAAGAAGGCCTTAGACATTCAGGAAAATGGGTACCCCCAGGAGGACATGCTGAACAAAATGAGGATATGAAAACCTGTACACGCAGAGAATTGCTTGAAGAAACCAATTATGACTGCCCTGATCTGAAATTACTTACTGAATTCGAAGACCACGTTGAGGGTTGGAATCCATATATGTTAACAGTTTATTGGGCATTTTATGATGAAATTCAAAATTATAAGTGTATGGAAGGCCAAGACCTGAAATTTATAAATCGTGATCAGGCTAAATTCTATGATATTCCAGGATATTTAATTGATGTTTGGGATTTGGCTCTAAAAGTATCAAAATTAACTTTCGAAAAATCATGA